The genomic window CTCACCAAAGTCGGTGTGTACGCGATCATCCGGACCCACTCGCTGCTGTTCCCCGGCGGCGAGTTCGACACCATCCTGCTGGTCTGCGGGCTGTTCACCATGCTGGTCGGCATCTTCGGCGCGATCGCGCAGAGCGATATCCGGCGACTGCTGTCGTTCACCCTGGTCAGCCACATCGGGTACATGATCTTCGGCGTCGGGCTGGCCAGCACGGCCGGGCTGGCCGGTGCGGTTTTCTATGTGGCACACCACATTCTGGTGCAGACGGCACTGTTCCTGGTGGTCGGCCTGATCGAACGGCAGGCGGGCTCGACCTCGCTGCGCAGGCTCGGCGGCTTGGCGACCGCGAGTCCACTGCTGGCCGTACTGTTCCTGATTCCCGCGCTGAATCTCGGTGGTATACCGCCGTTCTCGGGATTCATCGGCAAGGTCGCGCTGTTGCAGGCGGGTGCGGCGGACGGCAGCGTGCTGGCCTGGACGCTGGTGGCGGGCTCGGTGCTGACCAGCCTGCTCACGCTGTACGCCATTGCGCGGGTGTGGAGCAAGGCCTTCTGGCGGCCGCGCGCCGAGGCGCCGGAAGGCCATCTCACCGCCGCGAAACCACCGTCGCTGATCGAGGATTCGACCGACGTGCTCTACGACGAACGCACCCATCCCGGCCGCATGCCGCTGCTGATGGTCGGCTCGACGGCGGCTTTGGTGGCCGTCGGGCTCAGCCTGACCGTGCTCGCGGGCCCGATCCTCGGCATCGCCGACCGAGCGGCCGCGGATCTGCGTGATCCCGGCGTGTATATCACCGCGGTCCTCGGCAATTCGGCCGCCGAACCGGGAGCGGGCCGATGAGCGGGGTGAGCCGCGAGACCGTGGTGCGGATCGGCGTGCTGAGCTGGCTCACCGTCGTATGGATCGCGCTGTGGGGCGATCTCAGCGTGGCCAATCTGCTGGCCGGGCTCGCGGTGGGCGCGCTGATCATGGTGGCGCTGCCATTGCCGAGGGTGCCGGTGAACGGGCGGCTGCATCCGTTGTCCATGGTCGAATTGATCGTGGTGGCAACGTATTACGCGATCGAGTCCAGCTTGCAGGTGGCCTGGTTCGCGGTCCGGCCCGCACCGCCGCCGGTCTCCGGCGTGCTGCGGGTGTACTTGAGCACCAAATCCGATCTGGTGCTGGTGCTGTGCACCGACCTGCTGAATCTGATCCCTGGCACCATGGTGCTGGAGATCGATCGGCGGCGCTGCGTCGTCTACGTGCATGTGCTCGACGTGAGCAGCGACGCGGCGGTGGACAAGTTCTACCGCACGACGCGGCGCCTGGAAAAACTGCTCATCTCGTCGTTCGAGCGTCATTCCGAATGGCGTTCCAGCACGCCACCGCCGGAGGTGTTCCCGTGACCGTTGTCGCCATCGTGGCCGGTGTCATGCTGATGGCCGCCGCCGTGATCACCAGCTATCGCATTCTCGCCGGGCCGAGCACGCTGGACCGGGTCGTCGGGATCGACTCGCTGATGGCGATCGCCGCGTCCGGGCTTGCCGTCTGGGCGGCCTACAGCGAGGACACCACCGTGATCCCGGCGATCATCGCGCTGGCCCTGGTCGGTTTCCTCGGCTCGGCCGCCGTCTCCCGCTTCCGGGTGAGTGACGAGCCATGACACTGCGACCGAGCCCACCGATGACGCGGAGGCACCGATGACGCTGTGGGAGTGGATCTCCGGCGCGCTGATCCTGTTCGGCGCGACCCTGGCACTGACCGCGTCCATCGCGATCGTGCGCTTCCCCGACACCCTGACCCGCATGCACGCCGCCACGAAACCCCAGGTGGTTGGCCTGATCCTGGTCCTGGCGGGCGCGGGCATCGAGCTACTCGGCCACGGCAACGTCTGGGCCCTCGTCCTGGTCGGCCTCTTCACCCTGCTCACCGCCCCGGTGGTAGCCCACCTCATCGGCCGCACCGCCTACCGCGAACAACGCCACCGCGACGGCCTGCTCACCGTCAACGAACTCGGCGACCAGGTCGACTGAGCCGCACCCGTCGCCGCGCTCAGTGCGCGGCGGTCTCGGTCTCGCGTTGCGAAGCCACCGTCTGCCGCTGGCCGGCGAACCAGGTGGCGTGGAAGGCGGCGGCCATGCCCGCGAGCAGCGCGAGCACGACGGTGCCCGCGAGGACCGGGTATTCGGCCATCGAGGCGGGCAGGTACCGGTAGGACAACAGCAGCACGGCCAGCACCACCGCGCCGCCCCCGACGAGCCGGATGCGGAACCAGCCCCAGCCTCGGCCGGGATCGCGCAGCGCCGACTCGACGGTCAGGCACAGCACCGCGCCCGCGACGAGGTCCACGCCGTAGTGGTAGCCGAAGCCGAGGGTCGCGGTCAGCGTCGCAAGCAGCCAGAACGCACCGCCCCAGCGCACCCAGGTCGGCGCGGGTCCGCCGTCGGTGTCGCGGCGGGTGTGCAGGAACACCGAGAGCGCCCAGGCGGTGTGCATGGACGGCATGCAGTTGCGCGGGGTCACCGAGTCGAACGGCATCGGCATCGGATTGCGGTCCAGCGGCGGCACCACGCCCGGCCAGTAGTTGCCCAGTTGCAGGCCGTTTCCGTCTGGCCCGAACGCGAACATCGGCCCGACCACCGGGAAGATCACATAGACGATCGGGCCGACCAGTCCGAGCACCAGGAATGTGCGCACCAGGTAGTGGCTCGGCCACCGACCGCTCGACACCACCCGGCGCAGCTGCCACACCGCCACCACGATCGCCGCGACGGGCAACTCGATGTAGACCCAGTGCAGCACCCCGTAAACCACCGGCCCGAGCACGTCGAGCACGCGGCCCATCACCCAGGACGGATCGCCGAGCGCGTGGTCGGCGAGCAGTACGTATTCGTCGAGCACCGTCGGGCTGCTCATGATGGTGACGTGCAACCACACGTCACCGACCTTGGTGGCGAGAATGAGCAGCGCGCCGAGCGCGGCGGCGTGCAGCGCGTTGCGCCGTTCGGTTCCGTCCCAGCGCAGCCAGGCGACCAGTGCGAGCCCGGTGAGCACGATCACCGGACCGTTCCCCACCGCGAACGACTCACCGGCCAGCAGACGTATGCCCGCCCACACCGCGTCGATCGCCACGGCGGCACTCAGTGCGATGATCCGGCGGCGGTTCGAAATGCCAACCAGCGCAAGGATCAATCCCGCCCACGGCACCGACATCGACTTGGGCGTACCGACATAGTCCTGCCACAGACTCCCGAGCGGACCCTGGAAGCCTTCCCGCATCGCCACCAGTTGCAGCGCGATCAGCAGCACCGGCACGGCGGCAACGCCTGCCACGACCCATGCCAGGGGCGGCGGCACACGCAACCGCGGAGCCGCACTTCCTACTCTGGGACCGGGGTCTTCGACAAGCACGTCGACCATAGTAAACGGGGGGTGAACGCCATCCCACCGGCCGACTGAACAGCTGGCGACCGATCCCGCCGTAAGACTTACTGGTCGAGCTCCTTGACCAGCGCGTCTACCACCGCGATCAGGTCACCCTGCGCGGCGGCGGCGACTTTGCGCTGCCGCTGATATGACGCACCTCGCTCCGGAATTTCCGCGACGAACGCCAGCTCGTCCGCGCAGCCCAGCCGTTTCGCGGTCGGCTCCAACCGGTTCAGCAGGTCGGTCACGTCGTCGGTGACCAGCCGCTCATTGCTGTCGTCGTCCACGATGATGATCGCGTCGAGCCCGTAACGCGCGGCCCGCCATTTGTTCTCCTGCACGTGCCAGGGCGGCAGCGTCGGCAGCGTCTCGCCCTCGTCGAGCCTGCGGTCCAGGTCGACGATCAGGCAGTGGATCAGTGCGGCCATCGCCGCCAGCTCGGCGCGGGTCGACACCCCATCGCACACCCGCACCTCGATGGTGCCCCACTTCGGCGCGGGCCGGATGTCCCAGTGCATGCCGCCGAGCTGTTCGAACACCCCGGTTTTGAGCTGGTCGTGCACGAAATGCTCGAACTGGCGCCAGTTTTCGAACTGGAACGGCAGTCCGGCGGTGGGCAGCTGCTGGAACATCAGCGTCCGGTTGCTGGCGTAACCGGTGTCGGAGCCCGCCCACATCGGCGAGGACGCGGACAGCGACAGCAGGTGCGGATACGACAGCAGTAGCGAGTTCAGGATTGGAAAGACCTTGTCGCGGTGGGAAACTCCGACGTGCACGTGCACGCCCCAGATCA from Nocardia iowensis includes these protein-coding regions:
- a CDS encoding Na+/H+ antiporter subunit D, encoding MPLPVLVPLLAAAGTLVFGRRPRTQRTLMLGALSGVVVICGLLLYLVDRDGTTALQVGNWETPIGITLVVDRLSAGMLLVSSIVLLAVALYGSGQNIRDGDERQPTSIYRPTYLVLTGGVSAAFLAGDLFNLFVGFEILLAASFVLLTVGGTEERIRAGVSYVMVSMLASLIFLTGIGMTYAATGTLNLAQLAQRFGAVPEGTRTAIYAVLLVAFGIKAAVFPLSNWLPDSYPTAPAPVTAVFAGLLTKVGVYAIIRTHSLLFPGGEFDTILLVCGLFTMLVGIFGAIAQSDIRRLLSFTLVSHIGYMIFGVGLASTAGLAGAVFYVAHHILVQTALFLVVGLIERQAGSTSLRRLGGLATASPLLAVLFLIPALNLGGIPPFSGFIGKVALLQAGAADGSVLAWTLVAGSVLTSLLTLYAIARVWSKAFWRPRAEAPEGHLTAAKPPSLIEDSTDVLYDERTHPGRMPLLMVGSTAALVAVGLSLTVLAGPILGIADRAAADLRDPGVYITAVLGNSAAEPGAGR
- a CDS encoding Na+/H+ antiporter subunit E; protein product: MSRETVVRIGVLSWLTVVWIALWGDLSVANLLAGLAVGALIMVALPLPRVPVNGRLHPLSMVELIVVATYYAIESSLQVAWFAVRPAPPPVSGVLRVYLSTKSDLVLVLCTDLLNLIPGTMVLEIDRRRCVVYVHVLDVSSDAAVDKFYRTTRRLEKLLISSFERHSEWRSSTPPPEVFP
- a CDS encoding monovalent cation/H+ antiporter complex subunit F, whose protein sequence is MTVVAIVAGVMLMAAAVITSYRILAGPSTLDRVVGIDSLMAIAASGLAVWAAYSEDTTVIPAIIALALVGFLGSAAVSRFRVSDEP
- the mnhG gene encoding monovalent cation/H(+) antiporter subunit G produces the protein MTLWEWISGALILFGATLALTASIAIVRFPDTLTRMHAATKPQVVGLILVLAGAGIELLGHGNVWALVLVGLFTLLTAPVVAHLIGRTAYREQRHRDGLLTVNELGDQVD
- a CDS encoding phosphatase PAP2 family protein, with protein sequence MVDVLVEDPGPRVGSAAPRLRVPPPLAWVVAGVAAVPVLLIALQLVAMREGFQGPLGSLWQDYVGTPKSMSVPWAGLILALVGISNRRRIIALSAAVAIDAVWAGIRLLAGESFAVGNGPVIVLTGLALVAWLRWDGTERRNALHAAALGALLILATKVGDVWLHVTIMSSPTVLDEYVLLADHALGDPSWVMGRVLDVLGPVVYGVLHWVYIELPVAAIVVAVWQLRRVVSSGRWPSHYLVRTFLVLGLVGPIVYVIFPVVGPMFAFGPDGNGLQLGNYWPGVVPPLDRNPMPMPFDSVTPRNCMPSMHTAWALSVFLHTRRDTDGGPAPTWVRWGGAFWLLATLTATLGFGYHYGVDLVAGAVLCLTVESALRDPGRGWGWFRIRLVGGGAVVLAVLLLSYRYLPASMAEYPVLAGTVVLALLAGMAAAFHATWFAGQRQTVASQRETETAAH
- a CDS encoding glutamate--cysteine ligase — encoded protein: MAGAGREHVPFHGSPRPTIGIEWEIALVDKVSRDLSNTAAAVFDSVGDLRAHDGTPQVTKELLRNTVEIVTGVHETVGEAVDDLRGTMDTVRRAADPLGVDLFCAGTHPFAQWSAQQLTRSEHYDELIERTQWWGRQMMIWGVHVHVGVSHRDKVFPILNSLLLSYPHLLSLSASSPMWAGSDTGYASNRTLMFQQLPTAGLPFQFENWRQFEHFVHDQLKTGVFEQLGGMHWDIRPAPKWGTIEVRVCDGVSTRAELAAMAALIHCLIVDLDRRLDEGETLPTLPPWHVQENKWRAARYGLDAIIIVDDDSNERLVTDDVTDLLNRLEPTAKRLGCADELAFVAEIPERGASYQRQRKVAAAAQGDLIAVVDALVKELDQ